A genome region from Geminocystis sp. M7585_C2015_104 includes the following:
- a CDS encoding DUF3493 domain-containing protein, with amino-acid sequence MDKHNNHPHSQKYAQLKAEIKAPYKGLRKLFYFTFAASGFIGIFFIVPRIINGQNISENFYNLFVQIAVVTIMVLLYLREDRDKKK; translated from the coding sequence ATGGACAAGCACAATAATCATCCCCATTCACAGAAATACGCTCAATTAAAGGCAGAAATAAAGGCCCCTTATAAGGGCCTTAGGAAACTATTTTATTTCACTTTCGCTGCCTCTGGTTTCATTGGCATTTTTTTTATTGTGCCCCGTATTATAAACGGGCAAAATATTTCTGAAAATTTCTATAATCTTTTTGTCCAAATTGCAGTTGTAACTATCATGGTTCTTCTTTATCTTCGGGAGGATAGAGACAAGAAAAAATAA
- a CDS encoding phosphate-starvation-inducible PsiE family protein — protein MLKRLWYFLFTLLPDKSFMALIHITENIVSKILSLALIVVIFVSIFDLIYVLLSDLLFDEKIGFLNNTLVDIFGLFLNVLIALELLENITVYLRKHIVQLELVLITAMIAVARKIIIFNPEKYDKSSIVSLGLGILCLAGSYGIIYYVNRKKEGD, from the coding sequence ATGCTAAAGAGACTTTGGTATTTCTTATTTACCCTGTTACCGGACAAAAGTTTCATGGCTTTAATTCATATAACTGAGAATATTGTTTCAAAAATTCTCTCCCTGGCGCTAATTGTTGTTATATTCGTTTCTATTTTTGACTTAATTTATGTCCTATTATCTGACTTGTTGTTCGACGAAAAAATAGGTTTTTTGAACAACACTTTAGTAGACATTTTTGGCCTTTTTTTGAATGTGTTAATTGCCCTGGAGTTATTAGAGAATATAACAGTGTATTTGCGTAAGCACATTGTGCAACTGGAGCTGGTTTTAATAACAGCAATGATTGCCGTGGCTAGGAAAATAATAATTTTTAACCCGGAGAAGTATGACAAAAGCAGTATAGTGAGTCTGGGGCTTGGAATCTTGTGTTTGGCTGGCAGTTATGGCATAATTTACTATGTAAATAGAAAAAAGGAAGGGGATTAG
- the purL gene encoding phosphoribosylformylglycinamidine synthase subunit PurL: protein MKKKQAAIETAPFPAEEIAAEGIKPEEYEEIVKRLGRHPNKAELGMFGVMWSEHCCYKNSKPLLSQFPTQGERILVGPGENAGVVDFGNGLRIAFKIESHNHPSAIEPFQGAATGVGGILRDIFTMGARPIAVLNSLRFGNLDNPHVKRIFQGVVAGISHYGNCVGVPTVGGEVYFDAAYKDNPLVNVMAIGLMETEEIVKSAAKGIGNPVLYVGSTTGRDGMGGASFASAELTEDSIDHRPAVQVGDPFLEKCLIEACLEAFKTGAVVAAQDMGAAGITCSTSEMAAKGGVGIELDLDKIPARETGMTAYEYLLSESQERMLLVAEKGREDELIAIFKRWGLHAVVAGRVIAEPVVRILHQGNIAAEVPATALAENTPVYHREVLSEPPSYVQKAWSWTPLQLPQDNEKGILGQKWGDVLLKLLDSPSIASKKWVYRQYDYQVQNNTAVLPGRADAAVIRLRQLDESPGGAIIGLAATTDCNGRYVYLDPHRGAALAVAEAARNLSCVGATPVAVTDNLNFGSPENPIGYWQLYHACRGIAEACSRFNTPVTGGNVSLYNETIDKEGNPQPIYPTPVIGMIGIIPDIRRAVGLSWQQEGDLIYLLGEFNPTLGASEYLALIHNTVAGKPPHLDYDLEKQVQSACRKGIHLGYVKSAHDCAEGGIAVALAECCIASQLGCQVTVCHPNKRFDELLFGEIASVIVVSVSPQQQTAWEALLQENLGSSWQLIGVVGGNFLTITGNNVSLLELPLSDITETWTTAISRRLSF, encoded by the coding sequence ATGAAAAAAAAACAGGCAGCAATAGAAACAGCACCCTTCCCAGCGGAAGAAATAGCCGCCGAGGGGATTAAACCAGAAGAGTATGAGGAAATAGTAAAAAGACTGGGAAGACACCCCAATAAGGCAGAATTGGGGATGTTCGGGGTGATGTGGTCAGAACACTGTTGTTATAAGAATTCTAAACCGTTATTGTCCCAATTTCCCACCCAGGGAGAGAGAATACTAGTAGGTCCTGGAGAAAACGCGGGCGTGGTAGACTTTGGTAATGGCCTAAGAATAGCCTTTAAAATAGAATCCCACAACCATCCCAGCGCCATCGAGCCATTTCAAGGGGCCGCCACAGGAGTAGGGGGTATACTTCGGGATATATTCACCATGGGGGCACGCCCCATCGCCGTTTTGAATTCCCTTCGCTTTGGCAATCTAGATAACCCCCATGTCAAACGAATATTCCAGGGAGTAGTAGCCGGTATCTCCCATTATGGCAATTGTGTGGGAGTGCCCACCGTGGGGGGTGAGGTGTATTTTGATGCCGCCTATAAGGATAACCCCCTGGTGAATGTGATGGCTATAGGATTGATGGAAACGGAAGAAATTGTAAAGTCAGCCGCCAAGGGGATAGGAAATCCTGTACTATACGTAGGCTCAACTACCGGCAGGGATGGCATGGGAGGTGCCAGTTTTGCTAGTGCCGAGTTGACAGAAGACTCCATAGACCATCGTCCTGCCGTCCAGGTGGGAGATCCCTTCCTGGAAAAATGCCTCATTGAAGCCTGTCTCGAGGCATTTAAAACAGGGGCAGTGGTGGCAGCACAGGACATGGGCGCCGCCGGCATTACCTGTTCCACCTCGGAGATGGCGGCAAAAGGAGGTGTGGGCATCGAACTGGATTTGGATAAAATCCCCGCTAGGGAAACCGGCATGACTGCCTACGAATACCTCCTTTCGGAATCCCAGGAAAGAATGCTGTTGGTGGCCGAAAAAGGCAGGGAAGACGAGTTGATTGCTATCTTCAAACGCTGGGGATTACACGCTGTAGTGGCTGGACGGGTTATAGCTGAACCAGTAGTACGTATCCTCCACCAGGGCAACATTGCGGCTGAGGTACCAGCCACCGCCCTCGCCGAAAATACCCCCGTTTATCACCGAGAAGTCCTGTCCGAACCTCCCTCCTATGTTCAAAAAGCATGGTCTTGGACCCCCCTACAGCTACCTCAAGACAACGAAAAGGGCATTTTAGGGCAAAAATGGGGTGATGTCCTCCTAAAACTCCTAGATAGCCCTTCCATTGCCTCTAAAAAATGGGTATACCGCCAATATGACTACCAGGTACAAAACAATACGGCAGTGTTACCCGGTAGAGCAGATGCAGCGGTAATCCGGTTAAGGCAGTTGGATGAAAGTCCAGGGGGAGCTATTATTGGTTTGGCGGCTACTACAGATTGTAATGGGAGATATGTATATCTAGACCCCCACAGAGGTGCGGCATTGGCAGTGGCAGAAGCAGCCAGAAACCTAAGTTGTGTGGGTGCAACCCCAGTGGCTGTAACGGACAATTTGAATTTCGGCAGCCCGGAAAATCCAATAGGCTATTGGCAGTTATACCATGCCTGTAGGGGAATAGCAGAGGCTTGTAGCCGATTCAATACTCCCGTTACTGGGGGCAATGTGTCCCTATATAACGAAACCATTGACAAGGAAGGTAACCCCCAGCCTATCTATCCTACCCCTGTTATTGGCATGATTGGCATTATACCTGATATTAGAAGGGCAGTAGGACTGTCCTGGCAGCAAGAGGGAGATTTGATATATCTCTTAGGAGAGTTTAACCCCACCCTTGGGGCATCCGAATACCTCGCGCTCATCCACAATACTGTAGCCGGCAAACCCCCCCATTTGGACTATGATTTGGAAAAACAGGTACAATCTGCTTGTCGTAAGGGGATTCATCTTGGCTATGTAAAATCTGCCCATGACTGTGCGGAGGGTGGTATTGCTGTTGCCTTGGCTGAGTGTTGTATTGCCTCCCAACTAGGTTGTCAGGTAACTGTCTGCCATCCCAACAAACGGTTTGATGAGTTGTTATTCGGCGAGATAGCGAGTGTTATTGTTGTTTCTGTTTCCCCCCAGCAGCAAACCGCCTGGGAAGCCCTTTTACAAGAAAATCTGGGTAGCAGTTGGCAACTAATAGGGGTAGTGGGTGGCAATTTTCTCACTATCACCGGCAACAACGTCAGTCTGTTAGAATTACCCCTATCCGACATCACCGAAACCTGGACTACGGCCATTTCCAGACGATTGTCTTTTTAG
- a CDS encoding aldo/keto reductase, which yields MKYRRFGKTGLNLSVFSLGLMRCCYSEEQMYATVARALELGVNHLEMARAYGDSELYLGRVLKRLQYPRERVIITTKFIPVDKPQLYQQYLDESLRRLKVDYIDCVAIHGVNTWQHLELLTRDNSCLTVLQEAKEAGKIGHIGFSTHGTSDIIKATIETGLFEFVNLHYYFFFQRHNPIIDLAYKMDLGVFIISPADKGGRLYQPPAKLQQVCHPFHPLLLTYRFLLADKRITTLSMGPSNPEELDFPLSVADEDGKLTPEESAALEKITTTLKHTLAADYCAQCYQCLPCPEGINIPEILRLRNLGVGLEMTEYAQYRYQMFENAGHWFWGKKGDKCTSCGDCLPRCPCNLNIPQLLQDAHTRFNGSPRRRLWED from the coding sequence ATGAAGTACCGTCGTTTCGGCAAAACTGGATTAAACTTGTCGGTTTTCTCCCTGGGGTTGATGCGTTGTTGCTACAGTGAAGAACAAATGTATGCAACTGTAGCTAGAGCATTGGAATTGGGAGTCAACCACCTGGAAATGGCTAGGGCTTATGGGGATAGTGAATTGTATTTAGGACGTGTTTTAAAAAGACTCCAATACCCCAGAGAGAGGGTAATTATAACTACTAAGTTTATACCAGTGGATAAACCTCAACTCTATCAACAATATCTGGATGAATCGTTACGGAGGCTAAAGGTAGACTATATTGACTGTGTGGCAATTCATGGGGTAAACACCTGGCAGCATCTGGAATTACTGACAAGGGACAATAGTTGTCTGACAGTGTTGCAAGAGGCTAAAGAAGCGGGGAAAATTGGTCATATTGGTTTTTCCACCCATGGCACTTCTGATATTATCAAAGCAACCATAGAAACGGGGTTGTTTGAGTTTGTTAATCTCCACTACTACTTCTTCTTCCAACGCCATAACCCCATAATAGACTTGGCATACAAAATGGATTTGGGGGTGTTTATTATCTCCCCAGCTGATAAGGGGGGGCGTTTGTATCAACCTCCTGCTAAACTACAACAAGTCTGTCATCCCTTCCACCCCCTTCTGTTAACCTATCGTTTCCTTCTGGCAGATAAACGCATTACCACCCTGAGTATGGGCCCTAGCAATCCAGAGGAGTTAGATTTTCCCCTCTCGGTGGCAGACGAGGATGGAAAGTTGACACCAGAAGAGTCAGCGGCTTTAGAGAAAATCACCACCACCCTAAAACATACCCTTGCTGCCGACTACTGTGCTCAATGTTACCAGTGTTTGCCCTGTCCAGAGGGCATTAACATCCCTGAGATTCTCCGGTTGCGCAATCTGGGGGTGGGATTAGAGATGACAGAATACGCCCAGTATCGCTATCAGATGTTTGAAAATGCTGGACACTGGTTTTGGGGTAAAAAAGGTGACAAGTGTACCTCTTGTGGCGACTGTCTACCTCGTTGTCCTTGTAATCTTAACATACCCCAATTGCTACAAGATGCCCATACTCGTTTCAATGGAAGCCCTCGTAGACGTCTATGGGAAGACTAG
- a CDS encoding ABC transporter ATP-binding protein → MLSETAILTVGLTKRFERHIAVNNVDLEVKKGEVYGLIGPNGAGKTTLIRMLATAETPSKGEIYLFGERLSTDSSSSRLKQYIGYLPDDFPVYEDLTVIEYLEYFARLYNVPPSQRHRRLSEVLELVQLEYKRNSDISTLSRGMKQRLSLARTIIHQPLVLLLDEPVSGLDPIARREFCNIIKVLREAGMTILISSHVLSDLAELCTAIGIMELGFLVESTPLAELYQRLGRRFVHITVLGEEERLERELNNCRNVRDWEKQGRRYKLEFDGSEAEMAEFLKVLVVGGIPVCDYHCQQEDLETIFFKLGHKQVS, encoded by the coding sequence ATGTTGTCGGAGACAGCCATTTTAACTGTCGGTTTGACTAAAAGATTTGAGAGACATATTGCTGTTAATAACGTCGACTTGGAGGTGAAAAAGGGGGAAGTTTATGGTTTAATTGGGCCTAATGGTGCTGGCAAAACCACGTTAATTCGCATGCTGGCAACGGCGGAAACCCCCAGCAAGGGGGAAATTTATCTTTTTGGCGAAAGGCTATCTACTGACTCCTCTTCCTCTCGCCTGAAACAGTATATAGGCTACCTGCCCGATGATTTTCCTGTCTATGAGGATTTGACTGTTATTGAATATCTGGAATATTTTGCCCGTCTATACAATGTCCCCCCATCCCAAAGACATCGCCGTCTCTCCGAGGTTCTAGAATTAGTACAACTAGAGTACAAACGAAACTCGGATATTTCTACCCTTTCTAGGGGGATGAAACAAAGACTAAGTCTAGCTAGGACTATTATCCACCAGCCTTTGGTATTACTCTTGGACGAACCCGTATCTGGATTGGATCCCATTGCCCGTAGGGAGTTTTGTAATATAATCAAAGTACTGAGAGAGGCGGGGATGACAATACTAATATCCTCTCACGTTTTGTCGGACTTGGCTGAATTGTGTACTGCCATAGGCATTATGGAATTAGGGTTTCTGGTGGAAAGTACCCCCCTTGCAGAATTATATCAACGTTTGGGGAGGAGATTTGTTCACATTACTGTATTGGGGGAGGAGGAGAGGCTAGAGAGGGAATTAAACAATTGCCGTAATGTTAGGGATTGGGAGAAACAGGGGAGACGGTATAAACTGGAGTTTGACGGCAGTGAGGCGGAGATGGCGGAGTTTCTCAAAGTTTTAGTTGTCGGGGGGATTCCCGTTTGTGACTATCACTGCCAACAGGAGGATTTAGAAACTATCTTCTTCAAACTGGGGCATAAACAGGTATCCTAG
- the queC gene encoding 7-cyano-7-deazaguanine synthase QueC has translation MAKKAVVLLSGGLDSATVAAIAREDGYETIGLSFHYGQRHVRELEAAKKLAPKLGIRKHFIVEVNLSLWGGSSLTDTSLPVPQEGVNPNIIPSTYVPGRNTVFIAIALSLAEAVEAEAIYLGVNAIDYSGYPDCRPEYLEAFQRLANLSSKAGIEGKAPKLVAPLIQLSKVEIVKKAISLSVPIEETWSCYQGGEKPCGVCDSCRIRNKALIEAGYPELVNTGG, from the coding sequence ATGGCAAAAAAGGCGGTAGTATTATTGTCGGGAGGATTAGACTCGGCAACAGTGGCGGCAATTGCAAGGGAGGATGGCTATGAGACTATTGGACTATCCTTCCATTATGGCCAAAGACATGTAAGGGAATTAGAAGCGGCAAAAAAACTGGCACCAAAACTGGGTATCCGGAAACATTTTATCGTGGAGGTGAATCTTTCCCTCTGGGGTGGCTCTTCTCTTACTGATACTAGTCTACCTGTGCCCCAAGAAGGTGTTAATCCTAATATTATCCCTTCTACCTATGTACCCGGGCGTAACACAGTATTCATTGCCATCGCCCTTTCCCTAGCAGAGGCGGTGGAAGCAGAAGCAATATACTTGGGTGTCAACGCCATTGACTATTCTGGTTATCCTGATTGTCGTCCGGAATACCTAGAGGCTTTTCAGCGGCTGGCCAATCTCTCTTCCAAGGCTGGTATCGAGGGAAAGGCGCCAAAGCTGGTTGCCCCCCTTATCCAACTGTCTAAGGTGGAAATAGTAAAAAAGGCTATTAGTTTAAGTGTACCAATTGAAGAAACCTGGTCTTGTTATCAGGGAGGAGAAAAACCTTGTGGGGTTTGTGACTCTTGTCGCATTCGTAACAAGGCTTTGATAGAGGCAGGCTATCCGGAATTAGTTAACACTGGGGGATGA
- a CDS encoding HlyD family efflux transporter periplasmic adaptor subunit yields the protein MIQTDNRKHERNGKESIDDLSSASVIYDSNQKEDTQEVNLDLSGFDQDVVLRPTPVWSRATAWSLMGVTVCSIVWAATAEIEQVVMARGQLKPKGTVKEIQAPLSGVVREVKIKDGQHIKQGQTLVVFDSEASRAQLQSLEKIKNTLLQENKFYRALTQASLTPTLVERELLKLNLPAEISALALNRAALVAENQLFEVFLGENKNISALAPEEKARLDTLLSELNSRALAAKWEITQWEHQLSQNQARLNNARQQLREEELVLKKIEQRNRQAIAKAEEILKIDQNILNTLSPLAEEGALAKLQLERQKQRVMSSQKEVIQLRADGEIERKKQQQQIQNRLAEIRQLEEENERIVANIRQSQQKYKNALDVTRKEIRERLAENLKRLADIDSQINKLILENEKKIAELNGQISVAKQTIKYQELKAPVSGVVFDLKANPGFVPKTGQGETLLKIVPDPGPENPLVAEVYVTNKDIGFVEVGQKADVRIDAFPYSEFGDIKGRVYFVGSDALEPNQIYNFYRFPVKIDLESQKLIVRGQPVDLQSGMSVTVNIKVREKRTVLSLFTEQFTKGVETLKQVR from the coding sequence ATGATTCAAACTGACAACAGGAAACATGAAAGAAATGGCAAGGAAAGTATAGACGACTTGTCATCAGCTAGTGTGATATATGACAGTAACCAGAAGGAGGACACCCAGGAAGTCAATCTGGATTTATCGGGCTTTGACCAAGATGTAGTTTTAAGACCTACACCCGTGTGGTCGAGGGCCACCGCCTGGAGTCTTATGGGGGTGACTGTATGTAGTATTGTCTGGGCGGCTACCGCCGAAATTGAACAGGTGGTGATGGCGAGGGGGCAATTGAAACCAAAGGGCACAGTTAAGGAAATCCAGGCGCCCTTGTCAGGGGTGGTCAGAGAGGTAAAAATCAAAGATGGACAGCATATAAAACAGGGTCAAACCCTGGTAGTCTTCGACTCAGAAGCCAGTCGAGCCCAATTACAGTCTCTAGAGAAGATTAAAAACACCCTCTTACAAGAAAATAAATTCTATCGTGCCCTCACCCAGGCTTCCCTCACTCCCACGCTAGTGGAAAGGGAATTATTAAAACTGAATCTGCCGGCAGAAATCTCGGCTTTAGCCCTGAATAGGGCAGCTTTGGTGGCAGAAAACCAACTTTTTGAGGTTTTCTTGGGGGAAAACAAGAACATTAGCGCCCTTGCCCCAGAAGAGAAGGCAAGATTGGATACACTCTTGAGTGAATTAAACTCCCGCGCCTTGGCTGCCAAGTGGGAAATTACTCAATGGGAACACCAATTAAGTCAAAATCAGGCTAGACTTAATAATGCCCGTCAACAATTACGTGAGGAGGAATTGGTACTAAAAAAAATTGAACAACGGAATCGGCAGGCCATTGCTAAGGCAGAGGAAATACTGAAAATAGACCAAAATATTCTAAACACCCTCTCCCCTCTTGCGGAAGAAGGCGCCCTAGCAAAACTGCAATTAGAAAGGCAAAAACAGCGGGTAATGAGTAGCCAAAAAGAAGTGATTCAATTGCGGGCTGATGGGGAGATTGAAAGGAAAAAACAACAACAACAAATCCAAAACCGCCTGGCGGAAATTAGACAACTAGAAGAAGAGAATGAGCGTATTGTGGCCAATATTCGTCAGTCGCAACAGAAATATAAAAATGCCCTTGATGTCACCAGAAAGGAAATAAGAGAGCGTCTAGCAGAAAACCTAAAACGCCTCGCTGACATAGACAGTCAAATAAACAAATTAATCTTAGAAAATGAGAAGAAAATAGCGGAGTTGAACGGTCAAATTAGTGTGGCAAAACAGACAATTAAATATCAGGAACTAAAAGCCCCAGTGTCAGGGGTGGTGTTTGATTTAAAGGCCAATCCCGGTTTTGTGCCTAAGACTGGACAAGGGGAGACTCTGTTGAAAATTGTACCGGACCCAGGCCCAGAAAATCCCCTAGTTGCCGAAGTTTATGTTACCAATAAGGACATCGGTTTTGTGGAAGTTGGACAAAAGGCAGATGTACGTATTGACGCCTTCCCCTATAGTGAATTTGGTGATATTAAGGGTAGAGTCTATTTTGTCGGCTCTGATGCCCTAGAACCAAATCAGATTTACAACTTTTATCGTTTTCCCGTGAAAATAGACTTGGAATCCCAAAAACTGATAGTTCGGGGTCAACCGGTGGACTTGCAATCTGGTATGTCTGTTACTGTTAATATTAAGGTGAGGGAGAAAAGAACTGTATTAAGTCTATTTACAGAACAATTTACAAAGGGAGTAGAAACCCTCAAGCAGGTAAGATAA
- a CDS encoding ABC transporter permease: MWYIFKRILQGILTLWLASVLCFTVSQLTPGDYLDNLRQNPTVSPETIEELRIRFGLDKPAIEQYWLWLKQIVTRFDFGQSFVYFRPVSSLILERIPATLLLAISSLILTWAIAIPLGIIGAVQQNSLLDKVLRVISYIGQGFPSFITALLLLIVAQNLSPLLPVGGMTSINHSEMSTWGKIMDIAWHMIMPTIALTITGFAGLQRITRGQMLDVLRQEYIRTARAKGLPENRVIYVHALRNAINPLITLLGFEFASLLSGSFIAEYFFNWPGLGKLTLQALQAQDKYLVMASLMMGATMLILGNLMADILLTFVDPRIRLDNMN; this comes from the coding sequence ATGTGGTATATTTTTAAGCGCATCCTACAGGGGATATTAACACTTTGGTTAGCCTCAGTGCTATGTTTTACCGTAAGTCAGCTTACCCCGGGGGATTATCTGGATAATTTGCGTCAAAACCCTACTGTTTCCCCCGAGACTATTGAGGAGTTAAGAATACGCTTTGGCTTGGATAAACCGGCTATTGAACAATACTGGCTATGGTTGAAACAGATAGTAACAAGGTTTGATTTTGGCCAGAGTTTTGTGTACTTTCGCCCTGTTTCTAGTTTGATTTTGGAGAGAATACCTGCTACCTTATTGCTGGCTATTTCTTCTTTGATTCTAACCTGGGCTATAGCTATACCTCTTGGGATTATAGGGGCAGTTCAACAAAATAGCCTTCTTGACAAGGTTTTGAGGGTGATTAGCTACATCGGACAGGGGTTTCCCAGCTTTATCACTGCCCTGCTATTGCTTATTGTGGCCCAAAATCTCTCCCCCCTTCTGCCAGTGGGCGGCATGACTAGCATCAATCACAGTGAGATGTCCACTTGGGGGAAAATTATGGACATCGCCTGGCATATGATTATGCCTACCATTGCCCTCACCATCACTGGTTTTGCTGGCTTACAGAGAATTACTAGGGGACAAATGCTAGATGTACTGAGACAAGAATACATAAGAACTGCAAGAGCTAAAGGATTGCCAGAAAACCGGGTGATTTATGTCCATGCCTTGCGCAATGCCATCAATCCCTTGATAACCCTTTTGGGGTTTGAATTTGCTAGTCTATTGAGTGGCTCGTTTATTGCTGAATACTTCTTCAACTGGCCAGGTTTAGGTAAACTGACACTACAGGCTTTACAAGCACAAGACAAGTATCTGGTAATGGCAAGTTTGATGATGGGGGCCACTATGTTGATCTTGGGAAACCTAATGGCAGACATTCTTTTAACTTTTGTAGACCCGCGCATACGTTTGGACAACATGAACTAA
- the aspS gene encoding aspartate--tRNA ligase, whose protein sequence is MRTNYCGELGLAHLDKIVTLYGWVDRRRDHGGVIFIDLRDKTGIVQIVSDPQRTPISYKCAERLRSEYVVRVTGRVCKRPTESINPKLATGEIEVYATEIEVLNEVRKQLPFAISSVDEENVREELRLKYRYLDLRRERMSRNLQLRHQVVKAIRRFLEDEHNFIEVETPILTKSTPEGARDYLVPSRVNEGLWYALPQSPQLFKQLLMVAGCDRYYQIARCFRDEDLRADRQPEFTQLDMEMSFMSLDEILELNEALICHIFKTVKDIDLPRPFPRLTYAEAMSRYGSDRPDTRFGLELVDVSEIVKDCGFKVFADAVKQGGIVKVLPIPQGEKIANVRIKPGGDLFKEATIAGARGIAYIRVREGGEIDTIGAIKDNLSPSQKQALLEKTGAEAGYLLLFAAGSFDIVNKTLDRLRMAIGRELGLIDENKINLVWITDFPMFEWNEEEKRLEALHHPFTAPHPDDIDDLPNARALAYDLVLNGVEIGGGSLRIHQKEIQEKVFTTIGLSSEEARSKFGFLLEAFEYGAPPHGGIAYGLDRLVMLMAGENSIRDVIAFPKTQQACCLLTGAPSEVEEKQLQELHIVSTVQPKQE, encoded by the coding sequence ATGCGTACGAATTATTGTGGCGAATTGGGTTTGGCACACCTTGATAAGATTGTAACCCTATATGGCTGGGTTGATCGCCGTAGAGACCATGGGGGTGTTATCTTTATCGATTTACGAGATAAAACCGGTATAGTGCAAATAGTAAGCGATCCGCAGCGTACTCCTATTTCATACAAGTGTGCTGAAAGGCTGAGGAGTGAATATGTGGTAAGGGTGACAGGGAGGGTGTGTAAAAGGCCAACAGAATCAATAAATCCGAAGCTAGCAACGGGGGAAATAGAGGTATATGCTACGGAAATTGAAGTGTTAAACGAGGTGAGGAAACAGTTACCCTTTGCCATTTCCAGTGTAGACGAGGAGAATGTGAGAGAAGAGTTACGGCTAAAATACCGCTATCTTGACTTGCGACGGGAAAGAATGAGTCGTAACCTCCAACTGCGACATCAGGTAGTCAAGGCTATCCGTCGGTTTCTGGAAGATGAACACAATTTTATAGAAGTGGAAACCCCCATCCTAACAAAATCTACACCAGAAGGAGCTCGGGATTACCTAGTGCCCTCCAGGGTGAATGAGGGACTATGGTATGCCCTTCCCCAGTCGCCCCAGTTATTCAAACAACTACTAATGGTAGCAGGGTGTGACCGTTACTATCAGATTGCCCGTTGTTTCCGGGATGAAGATTTACGGGCAGATAGACAACCGGAATTCACCCAGTTAGACATGGAAATGAGTTTCATGAGTCTAGATGAAATTTTAGAACTCAATGAGGCATTAATTTGTCACATTTTCAAGACAGTAAAGGATATTGACTTGCCTCGTCCTTTTCCCCGTCTAACCTATGCCGAAGCCATGAGTCGTTATGGGAGCGACCGTCCTGACACCCGTTTTGGTCTAGAATTAGTAGACGTATCAGAAATAGTAAAAGACTGTGGCTTCAAAGTATTTGCCGATGCCGTTAAGCAGGGGGGCATAGTAAAAGTCCTACCCATACCCCAGGGAGAGAAAATCGCCAACGTCAGAATCAAACCCGGCGGAGATTTATTCAAAGAGGCAACTATTGCAGGGGCAAGAGGAATCGCCTATATTCGTGTTAGAGAGGGTGGGGAAATAGACACCATTGGCGCCATCAAGGACAACCTTTCCCCTTCCCAGAAACAGGCATTATTAGAGAAAACCGGGGCAGAGGCAGGATACCTATTACTGTTTGCTGCTGGCAGTTTTGATATTGTCAACAAGACTCTAGATAGACTACGCATGGCCATTGGTAGGGAATTGGGGTTGATAGACGAAAACAAAATCAACCTGGTATGGATAACAGACTTCCCCATGTTTGAATGGAATGAGGAAGAAAAACGACTAGAGGCATTACACCACCCCTTCACCGCGCCACACCCGGACGACATAGACGATTTACCCAATGCCAGAGCCTTAGCCTACGATTTAGTATTAAATGGGGTGGAAATTGGCGGTGGCAGTCTCAGAATTCATCAGAAGGAGATACAAGAAAAGGTATTCACCACCATAGGCTTATCTTCAGAAGAAGCCAGAAGCAAATTCGGCTTTTTGCTAGAGGCGTTTGAATATGGTGCACCACCTCATGGCGGTATTGCCTACGGATTAGATCGTCTAGTGATGCTGATGGCAGGAGAAAATTCCATAAGGGATGTAATAGCCTTCCCCAAAACCCAACAAGCCTGCTGTCTACTCACCGGTGCACCCAGTGAGGTAGAAGAAAAACAACTTCAGGAATTACATATCGTCTCTACCGTTCAACCTAAGCAAGAATAG